The following DNA comes from Rosa rugosa chromosome 5, drRosRugo1.1, whole genome shotgun sequence.
TGTCACGATATTCGATTATTAGTACCCAATAGATCACAGTTCAGTAGCATTTTGTTTTAGCTATTGTTTAATAACttacttaatttatttttatttttactaagAAGGAAATTTCGTTTTGCCAATATAATAACAAGATTTCGGCACATATTCCTTGAAGCCAATTTTGTAGCAAACAAGCCAACTGATATCGGCCAGAATAGATCTTCTGCCTCCCCGTTATTGTGTTCCCATCGTTCTACATGAATCACCTGTGCGGGGATGTGTTCGTGGGTTTTCTTTGTAGTTTTTCCTTTCTTGCAgccaaaaactaaaatatatatatatatatatatatatatatatatatataaaatctcgTGTCGGAATAGTAATTTCACCAACCACAAAAACCCTAATTCCTCCTAAACCCCCCAACTCAAACTTGGAGCCGCTGCTTCATCCTCCAATTCTCCAAATAAAAAGCTGAGAAGCCTCGCATGCCCAAGTCCCTAACAAGGACGCAGGACACTCTCAGCCCTTCCCTTCTAGCATTCAAGCCCCGCCAACTTCTACTTGCAAACCTAAACCTAGAGATGAAGCAGAGCAACCCCAATAACTCTGCCCCAACCTTAAGTCCTCACCAGAAGGGTCCTCTTCTTTACGCTGTTGCTAGGTTCCTGCAGGGCAATGGGTTCTCTAAAACCCTCAAAAAGTTTCTGTCTGAAGCTCCAATCGAGGTGGGTAATTTCTTCTCTCATACATTTGGCGCATTTCACCTTGAAAGAttgctttttttcttgtttcaaaTTCACCAGATAAAAGTTTAATTTCCATGGTGAATGTTTAGTTGAACTCTAGTGTTAACTTGGCTGCTAGGTTTAGTTTTCATATATATTATGTAAGGAGATTGTGACTTATCCCTAAAGATGAAGTTGGGAAATAGTTCTATACTGGTTTAAGATAAGTGtgccttttttgttttgtttccctAGACTCTGTATCACAATGTTGGCTTATGATTTCGCAGAGTTTTACATTATGGCTAGTTTCTGTAGTATGACCTGAATTTGTCTTGTGCAGAAAAATGGGCTGAAGGACTCTTCACTGGATTTGGAAGAGATGTACTGCAAATATTCTGAGATGTGGTAGGTTTATCAATTCTTTACCTTGCGTTATAGTATGAGCCAATAAGGTCACCGATTGTAAAATCTTTGCCAATGCATTGGATGTAGTTCTTTTAACTACTGCACGGTCCTTTTACTTTCACCGCTTTTGGTTGTGGATGACTCTTTTTCTTAAAGCACAAGACTTTGAATATTTTGACTTCATATGGTTGTTCTAGATTTTCTGTAAAGCACCATGATTTAGTTCAATGCACATCCATTTTTTGTGTGGCGCgtaattgttttgttttatgaTTTTTGTAAGCTCAACATTTGGAGGTGCAACTACAATACTATGTGGCTAATCTTACCTTTTGTCCATCTTTCGGATCTGTTGATTAAATGAAAAAGTCTCTAGAATCACGTCACGTGTAATAGTGTCTTTTTTGTGATATGGTAATGATTTCTGAAATACAGCATTACTCCTAAAACCATAGCCTTGAAGGACTCATGATGCGCGAGGATTGATCTAGGTTTTAGGTTCAAAATCACAGTTTCTTTTGATGTCAATCTCTGGGATGAAAGTGAATGGACATGACCAAGAGCTGTCTGGCTGACTTTCATAATACAATCCATTTGCTTGATTTGTTCGTATTTCAATTTTAACTCTCTGGAGTTAAATGTTCGGTTTCATATTGTATTCTCATATACATGTACTTCTTTGTTTTGCAGTAATAAGGACAATGCAAGTGTTAACAGTCAGAAGGAGAATGGTATGCTTGAACAGTTGAATGCTATAAATTTCCTTCcttccctccctctctctctctctctctctctctctctctctctctctctctcttgttgtGTGGGAGACCAGGATTTAAGTAATGTTTCTCTCTGCATAGGAAATGATCCAGCCCCGGAAAAAATTGCAAAATCTAAGGAcaagaagaaaaacagaaagACTTTTGAATTACTCAATCAAGGTGATGAACAAGTCTGCACAGAAGAATTAAAGAAGCCTGAACAAGTGGAAGAGGCTGATAAGAATGgcaaggagaaaaagaaaaagaagggcaAGATTGTTTCTGATACTCCTGATGGTGTAGAACAACGTAAACTAGAGCCATTGTCTGTGGCAACTGAAGAAAGTTTAAAAGATCATACATCTGTCAAGGGAAAAGGTGTTGGCGATTCTGAGACAGAGAAGAAATCTAAggataagaagaaaaagaaaaacaagtcaAATGATGATTCTGTTAGTCCTAATGTTGAACAGGGTGGCGTGGAAGCAAAACAGGATGCAAATGGAACTAGTGAAACAATTGCAGATGAAAATCTAGTGGATATTAAGCCTAAAGTTAAGAAGAATAAGAAGGTAAGTTCAGGTGGTGAGGATAAGAAGGTAGTTGCCATGGGAGATGCAAGTGACAGTGTTTTGAAAAAGGAAGATTTCAAATTATCTGATGTTGAGGCTACAAATAATGAGAACAAATGctccaaaaaaaggaaaagattgGATTCTGAAGGAAATGATTCAGAGCCTGGGAAGAGCAAAGAAGATGAAAGTGCTGAGAAGTCTTCCATGCAGAAGAGCATAAAGAAGCAGTGCAATGGTTCAACTGAGGTAACTTTTTAATCTTCGTGTGGAAGGAATGATGCTAGTGAAATATTTCAAAAGTAGATGCCATATCCCTTCTGAACTGTTATCTAATCGCTAACTTACTAAATGAATTACCTGTCAAACACCAGTGTGATGAACGGACTCATACTGTCAAAAGTTTAAATGATGAAATATGTGTAAAGTTTACAGTTTACAATGTGATTTCAGGTCCAATTTGTTTGGTTTCCTCGACCAAGACACTCTTTCTTGCTTTCATCAAAGTTGTCTCACTGTTGCACGTTCATGTGTATAACATAATTTTAGAGAAATGGAGATTTTGATATATTGCTGAGACAATCTAATGATGTTGTAGCTTTGAAAAACCTGGGGTTCTTTTGACTTGATGGTGTCATTGAAGTTTAAGGTAATATGATTAGGGACACAAACTTTAaccttttgtttatttttgtttaggGTAAATGACTATAGTTTATTTGTGAGTAAATGATCCTCTTTTTGAGTGTTAGCTGCTACACTTAATGTTAAATGCATTTTCCTTCTTCATGTTTATATTCGTTAGTTCATGAGTCATGGAAAACTTTGTCAAACTGAACTCTACGCCTCCCTGTGTTTGTTTTTTCATGATGATGATGCTGTTGGGGctcgatgttttttttttttttttatctctctcATACATGATGACACCATAGCTTACTGGCAGAAACCATGTTGATGTTGTTATTGCAGCCAAAGACTATTAATGCATTTCAAAGGGTAAAACTGGATGAGGTGGTATTCACAGATGAGAAGCTTAAAGATAATTCTTACTGGGCGAAGGTGTGAGACTGACTAGCTTATGTATTTCTTCTTTCATTCTGTCTTGACTTTGCTTTTACTAATTCTTGATCCCATTCTCTGCAGGATGGTGCTGAGATTGGCTATGGTGCAAAAGCACAGGAAATTCTCGGTCAAGTCAGAGGAAGGTATGTGTGCTGTTTGCCATCTATTTGTTAATGTTTCTTAAAGATATAATTGTACGATGTTTATCGTCAAGGCATTCAGTTTGCAGCTTAGTGATGTGGTGAAACCTGTCTGAGCTGGCATCTCTCTTTGTTAGATATTGTTTGAATCAATTGATTGTTTATTCGTTGAAACAATGATAGAGGAAAACTGGACATAAATTATAATGCCGCTTAAAGTCACTATCTGAACCCTCTATATTGTCAATCAAGGGTTCTATGATAAGTTGTGAATAGGATTCTGTACGttcacatttttttctttaataattAAGAGTTCCAGAGAATCATGTAAATAAAGTGGAAAAGGGACCTAACTTATATTACTTGCTGCAATCAATATGTTCTTTTTCACACAACACTAGCATGGGCATGCAGACATACCGGAAGGATATGCACCGAGCATTAAGGCAAGAGCATTATAAAGGGGTAGGTTTGAAAGAGCTTTTGGGCTCTTCCGCTGAGAATGAAGCAGAAGTAACAAACGTTACCAAATAAACATCATAGTCCCTGATTGTACACCTATTTATTAGGACTGAGAAATTAGAATCAACATCACCCTTACAAATCTAGGAGATCAACTGAAGTTGGCAGACACTAGAATGCTATGCCACTATTTACCCACTTGTTAATGTTTTTTCGACTTTTTTCAATTAGTGGAgcctaatctctctctctctctctctcatatgcAGGGACTTTCGGCATGAAAAGACCAAGAAGAAGCGTGGGACATACAGAGGAGGGCAGATTGATCTGCAATCGCACTCAGTCAAGTTCAATTATTCTGATGAAGATTGACTGGAAATCCAGAAACATTTATCCTTaatcgctgaacacttgaatGAATTTTGAGTTAACTAGACGAACTTTTACACAAATTTAAGAGCTATTTTCCACCCTTTATTGTCTTTGGCTCCCTCCCAGATTGACCAAAAGGTCCTTGTTGTAATTATCAAAATTATTGACGTTACAAGGATATAATTCCCCATGGACTTCCTATCTCATTCGGTGTGATAGACGTTCAAATTGATTGAGGTCAAGTTTGATGTTCACCAGTTTTACCcaattgattatgtttttgagctgttCATGATCAATCGTTTTTGCGTAAAATTAGTGAAATTGACTCGTGTTATTTTCTCATGAATggctttataatttttttttatgaagatCTGATAAATCACAATTACCTATTGTCATGGAGCTTATGGTTTTATACACTTCTTTCATTCTTTGTTATCTCTATCACTTGGAACAATGAAGTATGGTAGACTCCAATGTCCTCACTATAAGGGACCCCACTATAATTTAGAAACTAGCAACTGCAGAGAGCATTAAATTTGATGTAATTACCTCAGTTTCTTTTATACAAGGCTAGGAATAACCATGCTAAAATGGATATCCTCTTCTtgtgcagtttttttttttttttttttttttttttttgactttgtcaaggggaactcaaaggcttcctaggcccaagataaaccccttcggcgcatgtgaaatgctccaactgtgcattggagcacagtgcctcgccactttgacagcttcggggtttcTTGTGCAGTTTAAAAAGCAAACAAACAGAGGATCAAGGTTTTTCACTCTCTCTAAAATCCTTCAAATCTGCTAACATGATTGTCGCAGATACTACTACCATTATTGTTGCAAAAGCAATAGCTATCAGTGGAGTTGCGACATGATCATTAGCTGTTGTACAAGTTTTTCAACAATGGTGACACGATCATTAGCTGTTGTACAAGTTTTTCAACAATGGTGACATGATCCCCGAGAAGAGTTGAAAAGCAAGAGATTGAAAtattgaaaaaatgaaaagaaccatcaaaagaagagaaaaggagaaagcAACTTTCCAGTAGAGCTTTGTGCCTTTGTATTGTGGTCCTTTTACTTGCGCTaaaccttttctttcatcatctATATAATGCTCAACAGGTTGAGAGCGATTATTTCCACTCCAAAGTGTTGGGTCTACTCTTTTACTCACCTTActcctctttctccttcttaGGCAACAGAAATGccgtgttttcatcttccaattCTGTTTGCAGGTGACAAGTTAAACAAAAGTGCCATCTCTCCTGTGAAGAATCAGCTACTGTGCTATATGTTCACGCCATTTTGTTCGCGACGGTGATGATTTCACACCTGTTGAAAAGAGTAGAGTTCTTAGTGTATCAGGCACTGGCTTTGCACATTGCAGAAGGTGGAAGATGCCTTCATAAGCTGCCAGTAAACATCAAGAGATGGGAGCCTCTGATATTACCAGAACTAAGCATGCTGAAGTCATATGGTACGTTAGCAGAATTAAGAGTTATTGCGTTTTATCAAAGTGTAGTAGTTAAGagtgtgctttttttttttttttgaacaagagccggtgcggctgccctcaagccttcataaatgaaaccgacgaatacaagggggggacatttagcctaaaccccagattacaatctGCAACTAGTAGTTAAGAGTGTGCTTATTAGCTCTAGCTAGCATTTCATATGGCATCGTTCTCGGATGAGAAACGAGTAGAACCTAGATTTAAGTCTTATTGTAAGCAAAATAAAAGTGAAGTTTGTATTCGAATGGGTTAAAACCCCGAAATTCCTTCTCCTTGCAATTAATTAACTATGAACTAGCTAGCTGAAGAACTTGAAGTAgatcctctctctctaaactgtagagagagaaagtagatctgaaaacaaacacccccccccccccccccaaatcttAATCCGTCAGGATTTAGATTTAGATCGAAGGCTTAAGAGTTGGGAGAGGTCCCTCCTTCATCCCTTTTAGTATCCTCAAAAATTTACTTTTCTTGTCTCACCTCTGTGGTGTGTTTTGCTCCCTTTGTGGTTATTTCTGTCTAGTTTATTCTTGGCTATGTCCAGATCGGGAGGATCTTGTTTCTcaccttttattttctttctttctcactATCAATCCCATATCTTTCCATATCAATGTTTACCCAACCCCAAAATAGTTCTTCTCTTTTCACTCTCAACCTCCATGAGAGCTATTGTGGCTGGGATGATGAAGTGCAAGGCACTTATCTAGTTgagtatgggtgctcacgcatgggtTCATCACCCCCCATTCTTCATGGTTTTGGTTCTTGGTCCTCTTTTGGCAGCCATGACTGTTTCTTGGTTTGGGTCTCGATGGTGGACAGTAGGAAGTTGTTTTAAGGGATCTTCTCCCCTGGGTTGTTGGATTTCATATGGTTTGTGTTATGGGATTTGATTGGCATCGGTTATTCAGTACGGAACTACTTGTTGTTCTGCTTCCAGTGACACATCGGCAACTCTGCTTGGTCGGCGGCGCGAGGTGGTCTGCAAAAGCTAGATTTTATGTATTGGATTGGGCTTGTTCTTTGGGCCTAAGCTTTAGTTGTTTTACAAGGGttaattttcttattttctgaGCCCAGTTGGAAATTAATTTTCCTTTGCTTTAGTGTTTGTTTGGGCTTGTCCATCAAATTTATTAGTTGGTTCTAATTTCAGCCCTTTGCGTTAGATTTTGGGCAGCTTAATTGATCCccatttctattaaaaaaaaaaaaacttctgctTTCAAATATgattttatatataaataaaaataaaaaaatttaaagctTTGAAGAGTGTCATGATTCTCACAGTGGAGTGGGCAAGAGAAGgttgcatttattttgaatttggcATGCACTTATCCCAGTGAAAGAAACAGAAGTTGCCGCTACCCACTATAATCACACACATCATGAACAATGTATGAATGAGGAAATTCTTCTATCTTCTCCCGAATGAATGTCTTCTTTCAATTCTTTGCTACTCCACCAAGCTAGGAAACCTCATGCATGTTTGCACCCTCCCATTACTCACTCTTTGCACACACTTCAATCATTAAagaaagatgttagacttgctCATTTAATGATTTAATATGTTTACTAATTGATATGTTGGTTAATATACTATATCGATTATaaatttgaacaaatgaaatatTATTACATCATTTGGTAAATAAAATTTAAGAAGTATAAAAACGAACTCAGAAATGAGAGGGTGTTctgacgtgcacttgcaccaataTTAATGGACGATTAGATAACATGACAtacattttttttgttataaaaaaaaagttgcctatatatatcaacGGCTGAGATCTACTGGATCTATTGGTTCACTTGCAACGCCGGCGCATAGAAGAATCTTCCCTTCGAAATTATCTGAAAACACTCCATGGGAAACCATCTATATGTGTACTTGTAGAGCATTGTCATGCAACTATAGACGATTATATGCGGGTTGAAAATCTATCAAAATATTGAAAAATATAATTGATCGACTTTCAAATTTCGAGTATCCTATTTTCACTCATTCCTATATGCTTGTGTGTTTAGTTAAGGCACTCAAGTAGACAAAACATGATTTAAAGAAAAGTATAGTGAGACACTGATCGTCACCTATTGCACCTCGTTATTACTACCGctatcattttatttttattttttaaaaaggCCGGTATGGCTGTCCTCAagttttgattaatgaaaccataaaaTACAAGCGGTGTACAAAGAGCCTGAACCGCAAATTACAATAAGTATCAATAGaacatcttgaaataatatcagaagtcTCCACTAAAGCTATGTATTATAATATGCATGATAGATTGATAGGCCAAAAATGGCAGTCAACTTAAAACCCTGCAGAAGACTGTAGACTAGAGTAAGTAGGGTATTGTTAAAGGCCGGGGATTGAGGATACTCCAAACAATTCACGCAAAACAAActgaaacaaagaaagaaagagatgagAAATGTGGTGGGAAGACTAGTGATGGTAGAGAATTGTAGACCCAAAACAAAGTACAATAAAAGGGAGGTTTTTAGGGTTGAAAACACAGtagataaaaagaagaaaatcgaTGGAATGGGATAGTCAAGGGCGCGTAAATCTACCACCAATCATATGCAAATCCTATTATTAACtcctaatttctttacaatgCTTGTGAAAGACaacaatcaagaacaaacaatGAACGCATGCAAAAGTTCTTATCCCCTTAAATTTTCTAACTTAGTGAATGCACTTTAGTTAAAAATATTATAAGCATGCGATCTCAAAACATATAGTGAAAGCACATAACATGTTTATTCAATGGTGCATAGATCATTAAGAACAATGAAAGTTTGATTATTGATTAAGTTCATCATAGTACAAAAAGCATGTCTAGTCAATAACATAAGCACATATGAATTTACTATTGGAATGATCAATAACCTTCGAGAAAAACTCCAAGTAAGTCGttggaaaagatctcccaaaataCTTCGTGAAAAGTCGTCAATTCCTGCTTTCTCAGGAAGCCTTCTTCAAGCTTGAATTTTTGCTGCCTTGTTGATACTTCTGGCCAACTCTGGGCTCATGTTGCAATAAAACATCATGTATTTAGAATGCCAGCCATTTCTTCCAGAGTCCTCTTGGAAGAATGCAAGAAAAGCTCTCCAAAACTCAATCCGAGAAGCTGATTTTGAACTGCAGTTTTtagctttgcagcaactgttttgcactaTAATTTCCATGAGCTTCCTTTGTAATTTCCGGCCATTGATCAAACTTCGTCCTTAACATCAGTACTTCATGGTTAATTCCTTCATTGCTCCATTTAAGctcctatttctcttgaattgCTTCACAAAGTACCTAAAAAGATAACAGAGTTAAAGCAGACTTCTAAAGGAAATAGCTATGAAAAATGTAAAGAATTGCACATTATAATTGTCGCATTTTATGATCCTATCACTGTACTGATTAGCAAAGAATGCTCCACTGGCTACtatatttgctttaacataacGATGACATAACTGAAAGATAACTCTACTGCGGAGAAGCATTATAACAAATAGCACGGCTTTCTTACTAATGTTGCTGCACGGAATCATATCCGGCGAAACttcatttcatcctgccactaagAGATTGCTTCAATTTTAAAACATATAGCCTTCTCGCTAGGCtagataaggcacactaagtgtgtAGACTGGGACAAAGCCCACATTCACCTACCATACTTGGATGAGAACTTATTAAGTACACTAAATAAATTAACACAAAGCAAACAAGCAACTTAATAATAAAACCAAAAATAGCCCAAACAGGGCCACAAGCAATATCCAGGCCCAGAAGGCCTAAGCCGCAAGAGGATCACTCAGTCCATCCACCCTACCGCCAAACCCACCGCACCACCACTAGTGTCTGACTCCCACCACCATCACGCCCCCGCCGCACGACCTAGATCCAATAGTAGCTCTGCCAAAGGTCTCAGCGCACCGGCATAAAATCTCCGTCAAAGCCACTATGGATCTAGATCGGGCTTCGGATCATATGCCAAAACATTGTCGGCGTCCAACCCGTCTAGCCATCAATCTCTTCTCACCTTCCATTGACGGCAACAAGGCCATGCTCCTACCTGGCTACACCTCAATCTGCCTATGATGATCCCACCTGCAGCCACATCTCAGCTTCAAATGCAGCTACCCTCTTCAACCAAGGGAAACAATGAACAACACCTCCCAATCCCAGTCTCCGAGCCTCAGACAAGCCCATGAAAACAACATCTCGTCCAGCCACAGTCATCATATGTCATTGAGGCCAGAGGCCAGCATAAACTCCAAGACACAGTCGGACATGAAAGAAGGAGAACACCAAGTTCTAAGGTTACAGTGCATGGGGCGCGTTCCACGAGAGAGTCACGTTTTATTCGCTTGGATGACTTATTAAGGTGTGTAAGATTCCTAAAAACTACTGCTATCATTTTGAGAGCCTAAAATTTTACCCTTTTATGGATTATATATGCTCtgatttattaataataatcaaCAGGAGGCCAAATATAGTAACATGAAAGCTATGGAGTAAGATGTGTGACCATAGTCTTAGAGTTAGTCTAACTGGTAAAGGAGGATGGAAAATTAAGTTAGGATTAGTCTTGAGAGGGCCGAATCGGCTGATCCCCCCTTcaatgtaaccaaaaaaaaacgtTTGACCATCGTCAATGTGCATAACACGAACAATTTGGGAGAAAATTGTCGATTTCTTGGTTTATTACTTGGATGTTCTCTATTTTCTTTATCATTTGttataatttcaatttttaaatttaatatatgTGGTTGAAATGCATTTGTCTCTTAaagtcccttaaaactgtcccttaggagAGCATGACTCTTAAATTATAATAGTATCAAACTTTTACTACAAAACTCAAATGCCAAACTGAGTTTTATAAACAAGTTTATTTGACTGAACGAGTTGTGGAAACCGATCGAGTTGTTTGAGATCTCCTCAATCCCTATTAATCAACAATGTATGGTTTCAAAAGATGGACACTCCAGCCCAAAATTATGCTAGGACCTAGATCAACTATTATTCACTCCAGCCACATagacatctttttttttaatttttttttattaacctTAACCCACCTCACCCTTACATATGCCGGTGAGAATCGAACTCATAACCTTTACAATGCTgtaattataacttaccaacaggtcacaaCAGACATCCAAAACaacttccttttttcttt
Coding sequences within:
- the LOC133710820 gene encoding suppressor protein SRP40, yielding MPKSLTRTQDTLSPSLLAFKPRQLLLANLNLEMKQSNPNNSAPTLSPHQKGPLLYAVARFLQGNGFSKTLKKFLSEAPIEKNGLKDSSLDLEEMYCKYSEMCNKDNASVNSQKENGNDPAPEKIAKSKDKKKNRKTFELLNQGDEQVCTEELKKPEQVEEADKNGKEKKKKKGKIVSDTPDGVEQRKLEPLSVATEESLKDHTSVKGKGVGDSETEKKSKDKKKKKNKSNDDSVSPNVEQGGVEAKQDANGTSETIADENLVDIKPKVKKNKKVSSGGEDKKVVAMGDASDSVLKKEDFKLSDVEATNNENKCSKKRKRLDSEGNDSEPGKSKEDESAEKSSMQKSIKKQCNGSTEPKTINAFQRVKLDEVVFTDEKLKDNSYWAKDGAEIGYGAKAQEILGQVRGRDFRHEKTKKKRGTYRGGQIDLQSHSVKFNYSDED